The region GCCTGTTGCTCGGCGAGATCGTCCGCCGCACGGAAGCGGCCCTTGCCGACAGGATCCTCGTCTGCCCGCTGCAGTGGCTCGGCAACTCGCACCACCATCTCGACTTCCCCGGCACGCTCTCGGCGGCGCCGCGGACGTGGCTCGACCTCGTCGGCGACCTGGTGGAAAACTGGCTCGCCCACGGCTTCCGGCGGATCGTCGTCGTCAACGGCCACGGTGGCAACGACGTGCCCGCCAAGCAGGCGTTGTTCGAGGTTCGCCAGCGCCACCGGACGCGCGCCGACCTGCTGCTGGCGTTCACGACCTACTGGGGGCTCGGCACGCGCCCCTGGGAGCACGACGCGGCGTTCCACCAGCGCGAGATGGGGCATGCCTGCGAGTGGGAGACGTCGATGGTCCTCCGACTCCGCCCCGACCTCGTCAGGCCCCACACCGGACTGGCCGAGGTGCCGTTCGGCAACCCATTCCTCCCCGGGTTCCGCGCCTGGATCACGAAAGAGCGCACCGCGCCCGGCCACATCGGATCCCCGGCGCTGGCGACGGCGGAGAAGGGGGAGCTGCTGCTGGCGATGTTCTCCGCCGACCTCGGTGCCTGGCTCGAGCGCGTCGTCCGCTGGGACGGCCGCTCGTGGGAGGGCTGAGATGCTCCCCGGCGGCGCGAACCCGGCAGCGCCGCTCGACCGCCGCGTGGCGGCGATCGCGCTGCTGCTGCTGGCGGCGTCGGCGATCAACTACATGGACCGGCAGACGCTGGCCAACGTCGCGGTCCGCGTGACGAACGAGTTTTCCCTCTCCAACGAGCACTATGGCCGGCTCGAGGAGTGGTTCGGCTACGGCTTCGCCGCCGGCTCGCTCCTGTTCGGCGTCCTCGCCGACCGCACGAGCGTGCGCTGGCTCTATCCCGGGGCGCTCGCCGCCTGGTCGCTCGTCGGCTTCCTCACCGGCTATGCCGACGACTTCCAGTCG is a window of Planctomycetota bacterium DNA encoding:
- a CDS encoding creatininase family protein — its product is LLLGEIVRRTEAALADRILVCPLQWLGNSHHHLDFPGTLSAAPRTWLDLVGDLVENWLAHGFRRIVVVNGHGGNDVPAKQALFEVRQRHRTRADLLLAFTTYWGLGTRPWEHDAAFHQREMGHACEWETSMVLRLRPDLVRPHTGLAEVPFGNPFLPGFRAWITKERTAPGHIGSPALATAEKGELLLAMFSADLGAWLERVVRWDGRSWEG